In bacterium, the genomic window GCATCGAGCCCGGGACGCGACTCGGCCAGCACCATCGCCAGTTCACGCAAGACCGCCGACCGCTCCTGGCCTTTGAGGTCGGCCACGATCCGGTTCGCGGAAAGAAAGTCCTGAATCTTCATGAGAATGTACGACCTTGCTCCAGAAGGGAAACGGCGGCGTCATCGTCCGATTTGGTGACGTCCCCGCCGCGCCGTTTTCGACGCGCGGGATTCCACCAAATCTTTGCCTTTGGAGCAACACCCGGCCGCTGACAATTTTATACGTCGAATCGCGGCGCGAACCCTTTCTCCTACAGGCGCGATTGCTCCCCGGGGGCGGGACGGTGAAGAATCCGGGTCCGTTTATTTTCGAAAGGCCGCGCATGATCGAACCCTCCATGTCCAAAACCGTTTTCTACGGCTTGTCCGCGACGGTGTGCCTCAGCCTCGGCCGTGGGTTGCAAAAATACGGCGTGGAGTCAATCGCGCACCCGGCGAGAATCTTTCGCGAAAAAGGCTACCGCTTTCGCTTTCTCGTGTGGTGCGCCGGCACCGCCGGCATGGTGGCCTCGACGTTCCTGACGTTCACCGCTTGCGCGTACGGTCCGGTTACGATCGTCGCCGCCCTGTCGGGCGTCGGGCTTGTCGCGCTCGCGATATTTGCCGCCTTCGTCTTGCGCGAGAAAATCGGCCGCGCGGAGATCCAGGCGATCGCGCTCATTCTGGCGGGAACCCTTCTCGCCGGATATTTCGAACGCTGGCCGCGATTCAAAAGCTACGGGTTCACGCCCGATACCGCCGCCGCTGTCTGGCCGGCGCCCGTTTCGTCCATTCATTTGCCCAACCTCGTCGTATTCGCGCTCGTCGCGGCGTCAATTTCGATCGCGCTCGTTTTCTGGTGCGTGCGTCACGGGTATCGCGGCGCGGGCGTGATCCTCGGCGGCGTGGCGGGCATCGGCGGCGGCATGTCGGTGTTTTTTCAGAAGGCGTGCATGATCCGCTGCACGTGCGACGACATCTTCGCCGACATCCCCGCCGCGCTGCGCAATCCGTTTTTCTACCTGTTCATCGCGACGGGCCTCGCGGATTTTGCGATCGTCCAGATCGCGCTCGCGAAGGCGAAAGCGGTCACCGTTGTGCCGAGCTATCAGGCGCTCTACATCATCATTCCGATCGCCGGCGGTGTCGCGGCTTATTACGACCAAGGCAACGCGATCCAGCTTGCCGGCATCGCGCTGCTGATTTGGGGCGTGGTCCGGATATCGGGATTTCTCGGAAGAAGCGAGATCGCGTAGCCGGTTACAGCAAACCAGCCGCGACCGACGTATGTTGACGCGGCGCCCGTCATTCCGGGACCCGGAACGGGGGCCGAAGAATGACACCGCAAACGCGCGCCGACAAACGGTCATGCGCTTCGCGCGAAAGGAAACACCGTCATGACGTCCGTATCCAACGCGAAAATTTTCACGTGCCTGTGGTACGCGCACGAAGCGGAGGAAGCGGCGAATTTTTATTGCTCGCTGTTTCCCGATTCGCGCGTCGACAGCGTCACCGCGCTTCCCGCCGACTCGCCAAGCGGGCCGGCGGGTTCGGTGACGATCGTCAACTTCACGCTCTTCGGCCGGCCGTTCCAGGCGTTCACCGCGGGCCCGCACCACGAATTCAACGACGCGATCTCGATCACCGTCATGTGCGACGATCAGGCCGAGGTCGACAAATACTGGACCGCGTTCCTGGAAAATGGCGGCAAGGCTCAGGCGTGCGGCTGGCTCATCGACCGCTTTGGCCTTCGCTGGCAGATCGTCCCGACCGCACTCGACCGCCTGATGGGCGGCGACGACCCGGCGGGCGCCCGGCGCGTCGCCGAGGCGATGCTGAAGATGGTGAAGTTCGATATCGAGGCGCTGGAAGCCGCTTACCGAGGCTGACCGAGATAACAGTAGCGCCGCGCCATGGCGCCATGCCGTATCGGAATGACGAAACGTCCGAAACGTCATCGCAAAGGAGGCCAAACGATGGCAACGGTCGCAAACGCAAGGTTCTTCCCGCATTTCTGGTACGCGGCCGAAGCGGAGGAAGCGGCGCAATTCTATTGCTCGCTCTTTCCGGATTCGCACGTCGATTCCGTCTTTGCCCTGCCCGCGGATACACCAAGCGGCCCGGCGGGCACGTTGAAGATCGTCCAGTTCACACTATTTGGAACTCCCGTTCAGGCGATGAGCGACGGCCGCCCGCATCACGAGTTCAACGACGCGATCTCGTTTGTCGTCAAGTGCGAGGACCAGGCCGAAATCGACAAGTACTGGGAGGCGTTCCTCGAAAACGGCGGCGAGCCGCAGGGCTGCGGCTGGCTCATGGACCGCTGGGGCGTGCGCTGGCAAATCGTCCCCGCGGCGCTCTACCGCTTCATGGTCAGCGACGACAAGGACGGCGCCAGGCGTGTTATCGAAGCATTGATGCCGATGGTGAAGATCGACGTCGCCGAGTTGGAGAAGGCGTATGCAAGCGTGAAATAAGCTTTGGTTAATTGGCCGCTGCGTCGGTTCGAACGGGTATTCGAAGCGGCGGGCTTCATTTGTCACAGTTCGTTAATCACGGATTGTCGCTATAACCTAGCGGATATGTCAGTACAATCGCTGTCGTACTCACGCCGTTTGACAGTTGTATCATGCCATTCGCGCCAAGAACGAAACCGGAACCGGTTCCGTGCGCGCGCGACAGTGTCGCAACCGTCCATTTTCCGGACATGTTCGTGGCGTATTTCGTCGCCCGGCCCGCGCCTGTTTTTTCTTCAAATACGATATGATGAAAACCGCCAGGACCGATACGCGCATAGACATTGCTCAGTGTTGCCCCTGTTTCGAGTAACTCGTAAATGCTGGATCCAACCCAGATTCCGGTCTCATTTTCGAGATGCAGCAGGACTGCCGGTGTCCCCCCGGACGTACGGGCTCCGACGAAATAGTGTAAATCTCCATTGGCGTCGAGCAACAACGCGCCGCGCTCTTTATTTGTCGAATAAGTGTCGGCGATCTTGGCGGTATTCCAATTCCCGCCATCGTTCGTTCCATATGCGAAACCGAAAGTCGGATCCTCATCGGCCAACATGGAAAATACGACATGGGCGATTCCGCTGCTATCTAGCGCCAAGGCAAGACCGCCATAATCAACCGCATCCGGTTCCGGTATAGGTATTGAGACAATATTCCACGTTCCGTTTTCATGAACCGCGAATCGCGGGTCGTAGTTGCTGGAGACGAGTTCGCAAAAAACTGTCGGGCGGTCGAATACGTCTATGTCAAATTCGCAATTTTCCGAATCGGGCATACCTGGTATCCCATTTTCGATCCACGTGCTCCCGTCGAAATATATGTATCGAAGTTTGCCTCTAGAAAACAGAACGTGCGTCTGATCGGCGGAATTGACGCGTACAATCGGATCGGCGCTGCTTTCGACGCTGGCATCGTTAAAAAGACGCTCTCTCATCCAGGCGCCGCCGACCTTCACCGCGGAGACGAATGCGTCCTCTTTGAGAGAACGAAAAAACAGGCGTGTCGCCCCTTGCCTATCTTGGTAAATTGCCGGTCGAAATGAAATTCTGTCACGGTCTTCGATCACCGTATTCGTCCACTGGCCCTGATTGCGTCTGGCATGATGGATTGAATAGTCGCTGCGCTTTCGATGCACGATGTGCGGGCGGCCACAAACGTCGAGGTCGATAGCGCTGTCGGATCCGCCATCTCCACCAGGTAATTCCTCGATCCAGGCACCCGTCGTATTCGTCACGTAGGCGAGCCCAACATTGTCTTTTGGATACGATACGTGAAGTGAACCGTTCCTATCGACCGTCGCCGCCATGGCCGGGCCACCATCCCACCAAGAGGCGATATCTTGAGTCGACGGTGTCGCCGACGGATTCCAAATGATTGCGTGTTCGTTTAACCAAAAGAATCCAACGTAACCATCGATGAGTTCGCGCGTGTAAGCCGCAATCGGTTTGCCCGAAGAGTCGAAGGCGGCACCGGTGCTTTGAAGGCGCTCGCCAGAATAGTCCTTAAAGAATTCGTACGCGAATCCGATGTCCACAATGGTGGACGTCCAAACACCCGCGTTCCGCGTGAACGATTGCAGAACCGAAACGATTCCGAGGCTCCCATAACCCGGCCACTCCGACGACGCCAGGACGTGAATATTGTCCGAACCATGAACCGCAATCGAAATATCGTCCCAATCGCCG contains:
- a CDS encoding EamA family transporter, whose amino-acid sequence is MSKTVFYGLSATVCLSLGRGLQKYGVESIAHPARIFREKGYRFRFLVWCAGTAGMVASTFLTFTACAYGPVTIVAALSGVGLVALAIFAAFVLREKIGRAEIQAIALILAGTLLAGYFERWPRFKSYGFTPDTAAAVWPAPVSSIHLPNLVVFALVAASISIALVFWCVRHGYRGAGVILGGVAGIGGGMSVFFQKACMIRCTCDDIFADIPAALRNPFFYLFIATGLADFAIVQIALAKAKAVTVVPSYQALYIIIPIAGGVAAYYDQGNAIQLAGIALLIWGVVRISGFLGRSEIA
- a CDS encoding VOC family protein; the protein is MTSVSNAKIFTCLWYAHEAEEAANFYCSLFPDSRVDSVTALPADSPSGPAGSVTIVNFTLFGRPFQAFTAGPHHEFNDAISITVMCDDQAEVDKYWTAFLENGGKAQACGWLIDRFGLRWQIVPTALDRLMGGDDPAGARRVAEAMLKMVKFDIEALEAAYRG
- a CDS encoding VOC family protein translates to MATVANARFFPHFWYAAEAEEAAQFYCSLFPDSHVDSVFALPADTPSGPAGTLKIVQFTLFGTPVQAMSDGRPHHEFNDAISFVVKCEDQAEIDKYWEAFLENGGEPQGCGWLMDRWGVRWQIVPAALYRFMVSDDKDGARRVIEALMPMVKIDVAELEKAYASVK